From the Nitrobacter hamburgensis X14 genome, one window contains:
- a CDS encoding O-antigen ligase family protein, which produces MNRTSPARIGARGHHIRSEQRWDGLVINLRLSPATALRNLDILAVLIAASLPWSTSLPAIFAVIWLFALVPTIEPTLLQLFKRPICILPVAFFVLALAGTLWSSAPWTARLHAVGPLAKLLVIPLLIYHFRRSSRGQWVFTAFLVSCALLMIMSWIVAFDPRLALKSGAYYGVPIKNYIDQSQEFALCAVALAYPVVHLLLQKRIKEAALLLIVAVSFVANMMFVVVSRTALVTMPVMLGIFMFLHLTPRRMIAVSCTTLLAGVVMWFASPSLQSRVASFSSQYDQYETSDQATSIGLRLEFWRKSLRFFVDAPLAGHGTGSVQGLFTAAAVGQTGAAAEVVNNPHNQTLNAAVQWGSLGILVLYAMWLFHLSLFRGTSLADWVGLLVVAQNMMTSLFNSHLFDFHEGWMYVLGVGVAGGMVLQTRAVEISSRS; this is translated from the coding sequence ATGAACCGAACATCTCCCGCACGAATTGGAGCGCGCGGACACCACATTCGATCAGAGCAGAGATGGGATGGCCTTGTGATCAATCTGCGCCTCAGTCCGGCGACCGCACTTCGAAATCTCGATATTTTGGCCGTATTGATCGCCGCGTCGCTGCCGTGGTCAACCTCGCTGCCTGCCATCTTCGCTGTTATATGGCTCTTCGCGCTGGTGCCAACGATCGAGCCCACTTTGCTGCAATTGTTCAAGCGCCCGATCTGCATTCTACCGGTCGCATTCTTCGTGCTGGCCTTGGCTGGTACGTTGTGGTCAAGCGCGCCGTGGACCGCACGACTACACGCCGTCGGGCCGTTGGCCAAACTGCTCGTCATTCCCCTCCTCATTTATCATTTTCGACGTTCGTCCCGGGGACAATGGGTGTTCACCGCATTTTTGGTGTCATGCGCGCTTCTGATGATCATGTCGTGGATCGTCGCCTTTGATCCGCGGCTTGCCCTCAAATCCGGCGCGTATTACGGGGTTCCGATCAAGAACTATATCGACCAGAGCCAGGAATTTGCGCTGTGCGCGGTAGCCTTGGCCTATCCTGTTGTGCACCTCTTACTGCAAAAACGGATTAAGGAGGCCGCATTACTTCTCATAGTCGCCGTGAGTTTTGTTGCGAACATGATGTTCGTCGTGGTCTCGCGAACGGCTTTGGTAACGATGCCGGTTATGCTCGGCATATTCATGTTTTTGCATTTGACGCCCCGACGCATGATCGCCGTCTCATGCACAACTCTCCTTGCCGGCGTTGTGATGTGGTTTGCGTCCCCTTCTCTGCAATCCCGAGTCGCCAGCTTTTCCTCACAATACGATCAATACGAAACTTCGGACCAGGCAACCTCGATCGGCTTGCGGCTAGAGTTTTGGCGCAAGTCGCTGCGTTTTTTTGTAGACGCTCCTCTCGCAGGACATGGAACGGGATCGGTTCAGGGCCTTTTTACCGCCGCCGCCGTGGGTCAGACGGGTGCAGCCGCGGAGGTCGTCAACAACCCGCATAACCAAACGCTTAACGCGGCGGTACAGTGGGGGAGCCTGGGGATTTTAGTGCTCTACGCGATGTGGTTATTTCATCTATCACTTTTTCGCGGCACTAGTTTGGCCGATTGGGTCGGCCTGTTGGTTGTGGCTCAAAACATGATGACATCCCTCTTTAACTCTCACTTATTCGATTTCCATGAAGGATGGATGTATGTCCTTGGCGTGGGAGTTGCCGGGGGGATGGTGCTGCAAACGCGAGCCGTCGAAATTTCGAGCCGCTCTTGA
- a CDS encoding glycosyl transferase — protein sequence MSPLLLLLSIVLAAILSSAMTWALHPLLSRYALARPNARSSHKTPTPQGGGLAVISATLIVASIFMALSQSIELGIPASVFGATLFIAAVGAADDLKPIPVLPRLVLQTLAVGTVFLTAPTNLHIVPAYPLWLERGVLLVAGLWFVNLVNFMDGLDLMTVAETVPITAALVTLGLTGDLDPMISLVAAALGGAMVGFAPFNRPVAKVFLGDVGSLPIGLLLGWCLLELAYRGHLIAALLLPLYYLADATATMLRRLIAGDKIWIAHRSHFYQRAAANGFTVTGVVGTVFALNLGLVGLALASIAIPSSTGRIGLFIIGALAVTSVMSWFARRR from the coding sequence TTGAGCCCGCTACTTCTGCTGTTGAGCATTGTCCTGGCGGCAATCCTCTCGTCGGCAATGACGTGGGCACTGCACCCTTTGCTTTCGCGCTACGCGTTGGCGAGGCCGAACGCACGTTCCTCGCACAAGACCCCCACACCGCAAGGTGGCGGTCTTGCCGTGATCAGCGCGACGCTGATCGTTGCAAGTATCTTCATGGCGCTGTCGCAATCAATCGAATTAGGAATTCCCGCGTCCGTCTTTGGCGCAACGTTGTTTATCGCAGCCGTCGGTGCGGCCGACGACCTTAAGCCGATCCCGGTGCTGCCGCGCTTGGTCCTGCAGACGCTTGCCGTCGGCACAGTTTTTCTGACCGCGCCTACCAACCTGCACATTGTCCCGGCCTACCCGCTCTGGCTGGAGCGCGGCGTTCTGCTGGTCGCAGGGCTTTGGTTCGTCAACCTGGTCAATTTCATGGACGGGCTAGACTTGATGACGGTTGCCGAAACCGTCCCAATCACCGCAGCTCTGGTCACATTGGGCCTGACCGGCGATCTGGATCCGATGATCAGTCTGGTTGCAGCCGCGCTCGGTGGCGCAATGGTCGGATTTGCGCCGTTCAATCGCCCTGTTGCCAAGGTCTTCCTGGGCGATGTCGGCAGTCTGCCGATCGGGCTGCTTCTAGGATGGTGCCTGCTGGAGCTTGCCTATCGGGGCCACCTCATCGCAGCCTTGCTGCTACCGCTTTACTATCTGGCCGACGCTACGGCGACAATGCTTCGCCGCTTGATCGCGGGTGACAAAATCTGGATCGCCCACCGCTCGCATTTTTATCAACGCGCCGCCGCCAACGGCTTCACGGTCACCGGTGTAGTCGGCACGGTTTTCGCACTCAATCTCGGTCTCGTCGGCCTCGCTTTGGCGTCTATTGCGATACCATCATCCACCGGAAGAATAGGGCTTTTCATCATCGGCGCGCTTGCCGTGACATCGGTCATGTCGTGGTTTGCACGGCGGCGCTAG
- a CDS encoding pyridoxal-phosphate-dependent aminotransferase family protein — MTLHTGRHFLQIPGPTTVPDRVLRAIDMPVLDHRGPEFAVLGFEVLAGIQRIFRTKQPVVIYPSSGTGAWEAAIVNTLSPGDKVLMAETGQFATLWLGMAEKFKLDVDVLPTDWRRGAPLDLIEERLKADREHKIKAVMIVHNETSTSCVTYPLEVRKILDRAKHPALLMVDTISGLGALEYEHDAWGIDVSIAGSQKGMMLPPGLGFNALSEKALAASKANTSTRYYWDWHAMIANNKQGSFPFTPATNLLYGLKAAVAMMEEEGLENVWARHERHGAATRAAVKAWGLDLVCQDPHAYSPALTAVMVPDGHDADAFRKVVLDNFDMSLGAGLNKIKGKAFRIGHLGHLNDLSLMGAIAGIEMSLDLAKLPHRAGGVAAAMEVLKGRDVAAMPKAAVA, encoded by the coding sequence ATGACGCTGCACACAGGACGGCACTTTCTCCAGATTCCAGGCCCCACCACTGTGCCTGACCGCGTGCTGCGCGCCATCGATATGCCCGTTCTGGATCATCGCGGTCCGGAATTCGCTGTGCTTGGCTTTGAGGTGCTGGCCGGCATCCAGCGGATTTTCCGCACCAAGCAGCCGGTCGTCATCTATCCGTCGTCGGGCACCGGCGCCTGGGAAGCCGCGATCGTCAACACGCTGTCGCCGGGCGACAAGGTGCTGATGGCGGAGACCGGTCAGTTCGCCACGCTGTGGCTCGGGATGGCCGAGAAGTTCAAACTCGACGTCGATGTGCTGCCGACCGATTGGCGCCGTGGCGCGCCGCTGGACCTGATCGAGGAGCGGCTCAAGGCCGATCGGGAGCACAAAATCAAGGCTGTCATGATCGTGCACAACGAAACCTCGACGAGCTGCGTCACCTATCCGCTCGAGGTCCGCAAAATCCTCGACCGCGCCAAACATCCCGCGCTGTTGATGGTCGACACCATCTCCGGTCTCGGCGCGCTCGAATACGAGCATGACGCCTGGGGTATCGACGTGTCGATCGCGGGGTCCCAGAAGGGCATGATGTTGCCGCCGGGCCTCGGGTTCAACGCGTTGTCGGAAAAGGCCCTGGCGGCCTCGAAGGCCAACACCTCGACGCGGTACTACTGGGACTGGCACGCCATGATCGCCAACAACAAGCAGGGCTCGTTTCCCTTCACGCCGGCCACCAATCTTCTGTACGGCCTGAAGGCTGCGGTCGCGATGATGGAGGAGGAAGGTCTGGAGAACGTATGGGCTCGCCACGAGCGTCACGGCGCCGCAACTCGGGCCGCTGTGAAGGCGTGGGGGCTGGATCTCGTCTGTCAGGATCCGCACGCCTATTCGCCGGCGCTGACCGCCGTCATGGTGCCTGATGGACACGACGCCGACGCCTTCCGCAAGGTGGTGCTCGACAATTTCGACATGTCGCTCGGCGCCGGCCTCAACAAGATCAAGGGCAAGGCCTTCCGCATCGGCCATCTCGGCCATCTCAACGACCTGTCGCTGATGGGAGCGATTGCCGGCATCGAGATGAGCCTCGACCTCGCCAAGCTGCCGCATCGCGCCGGCGGCGTCGCGGCGGCGATGGAGGTGCTCAAGGGACGCGACGTGGCCGCGATGCCGAAGGCCGCGGTTGCCTGA
- a CDS encoding HIT family protein, which translates to MVGTVPAYDDQNAFAKILRGELPCFKVYEDARTFAFLDIMPRVPGHTLVIPKAPARGILDISADDLAEVARTAKTIAIAAMKAFDAEGIIVQQFSEAASGQVVFHLHMHVMPMKSGVDLLPPQSRKEDAAVLDNHAARLIAALGG; encoded by the coding sequence ATGGTGGGAACGGTGCCGGCCTACGACGATCAGAACGCCTTCGCGAAAATTCTTCGCGGCGAGCTCCCCTGCTTCAAGGTCTATGAAGACGCACGCACGTTCGCGTTTCTCGACATCATGCCGCGCGTGCCGGGCCACACGCTGGTGATCCCGAAAGCCCCTGCCCGCGGAATCCTCGATATTTCAGCGGACGATTTAGCAGAAGTCGCGCGAACCGCGAAGACGATCGCGATCGCCGCCATGAAGGCCTTCGATGCGGAAGGCATCATCGTCCAGCAGTTCAGCGAAGCCGCCAGCGGACAGGTGGTGTTTCACCTGCATATGCACGTCATGCCGATGAAGTCGGGGGTTGACCTGCTGCCGCCCCAGAGCCGGAAAGAGGATGCCGCGGTGCTCGACAATCACGCGGCCCGGCTGATCGCCGCGCTCGGCGGGTAG
- a CDS encoding ABC transporter ATP-binding protein, translating into MSLLEVNGLNSYYGDSHILFDVSMRVERNEVVALLGRNGAGKSTTLKSLMGVVTPRAGSVIFDGTDVAGRKSHKIAQAGMQLVHEERRIFGSLSVEENIVLAGLTASKRWPLNRIYEMFPRLKERRNNRGNELSGGEQQMLAIARALIRDPKIILLDEPFEGLAPVIVKDLMKACRDLAAAGQTIVLVEQNLAATLALAQRIYIINNGHIVHEGPARELKAQPDILQRYLGV; encoded by the coding sequence ATGAGCCTGCTCGAGGTCAACGGTCTGAACAGCTATTATGGGGATTCCCATATCCTCTTCGATGTCTCGATGCGTGTCGAGCGCAACGAGGTCGTGGCGCTGCTCGGGCGCAACGGCGCCGGCAAGAGCACCACGCTAAAGAGCCTGATGGGCGTAGTCACGCCACGGGCCGGCAGCGTGATATTCGACGGCACCGACGTTGCAGGCCGCAAGAGCCACAAGATCGCGCAGGCCGGAATGCAGCTCGTGCATGAGGAGCGCCGCATTTTCGGCAGCCTCAGCGTCGAGGAAAACATTGTGCTCGCGGGGCTGACGGCTTCGAAACGCTGGCCGCTCAATCGCATCTATGAGATGTTTCCCCGGCTGAAGGAGCGGCGGAACAATCGCGGCAACGAGCTGTCCGGCGGCGAGCAGCAGATGCTGGCGATCGCGCGCGCGCTGATCCGCGATCCCAAGATCATCCTGCTCGACGAGCCGTTCGAGGGGCTCGCGCCGGTGATCGTGAAAGATCTCATGAAGGCCTGCCGCGATCTGGCTGCCGCCGGTCAGACCATCGTGCTGGTGGAGCAGAACCTGGCGGCAACGCTCGCGCTCGCCCAGCGCATCTATATCATCAACAACGGCCATATCGTGCATGAGGGGCCGGCCCGGGAACTCAAGGCGCAGCCGGACATCCTGCAACGCTACCTCGGCGTTTAG
- a CDS encoding branched-chain amino acid ABC transporter ATP-binding protein/permease encodes MLKQRPLVIETLTALGLILAPFILPHLGFAPNTINRILVWGLFGIGFDILFGFTGLLSFGQSAFYGTGGFVAAYLLTQAGFPHVVTSLFIGMIASAAVGYLVGLIALRRTGIYFAMITVAIAEVFFFVEFNPLADWTGGENGLPGVPTPHFDLGFADFQFNTSWSLYVFLAFWYFLGIVVGLRIVRSPVGTILRAVRENPMRASAVGHNIHSYKLTAFVIAAAYAGFAGGLLGVMQAFMPPDAFMFHTSAELVMMTAIGGTGTLFGTLVGAGVWLFLQDFLQAALGLGAAWKLVLGVVFVLLVCFLRHGIIGGIADLYRLAVGKRAHREPVAAPASALTAEEEQEVAEAELAKEPDPFPMAPVHRASDGYSGPILQATGLTKRYGGLLANSKIDFTVNHGELRGIIGPNGAGKSTFFKMLTCEVAPTSGKIVFEGLDITGMNVTDVCQLGLTKSYQVNQLFSALTVRENLTIAALSELRGKFRLDIFRSLGNIPGLSEQVQRTLELVNLTTRPDTPVSELAYGEKRRLEIGLALATSPSLLLLDEPLAGMSPRERVETVKLLKSISKGRTMIIIDHDMDALFELAERVTVLQEGRVLVEGTPDEIKNNAAVQEAYLGGVNGVLTA; translated from the coding sequence ATGCTCAAACAGCGCCCCCTCGTCATCGAGACCCTCACGGCTCTCGGCCTGATCCTTGCGCCGTTCATCCTGCCGCATCTCGGCTTCGCGCCGAACACCATCAACCGCATCCTGGTGTGGGGGCTGTTCGGCATCGGATTCGATATCCTGTTCGGCTTCACCGGGCTGCTGTCGTTCGGCCAGTCGGCGTTCTACGGCACCGGCGGCTTCGTGGCGGCCTATCTGTTGACCCAGGCGGGATTCCCGCATGTGGTGACGTCGCTGTTCATCGGCATGATCGCGTCTGCGGCGGTCGGCTATCTGGTCGGGCTGATCGCGTTGCGCCGCACCGGCATCTATTTCGCGATGATTACGGTGGCGATCGCGGAGGTATTCTTCTTCGTCGAGTTCAATCCGCTGGCCGATTGGACCGGCGGCGAGAACGGCCTGCCCGGCGTGCCGACGCCGCATTTCGATCTCGGATTCGCCGACTTCCAGTTCAATACGAGCTGGTCGCTCTATGTCTTCCTCGCCTTCTGGTATTTCCTCGGCATCGTCGTGGGGCTGCGCATCGTGCGCTCGCCGGTCGGCACGATCCTGCGGGCGGTTCGCGAGAACCCGATGCGGGCGTCGGCGGTCGGCCACAACATCCATTCCTACAAGCTGACCGCATTCGTCATCGCCGCCGCCTATGCGGGCTTCGCCGGCGGTCTGCTCGGCGTGATGCAGGCGTTCATGCCGCCCGACGCCTTCATGTTCCACACCTCGGCCGAACTCGTCATGATGACGGCCATCGGCGGCACAGGCACCTTGTTCGGCACGCTGGTCGGAGCCGGAGTCTGGCTGTTTCTGCAGGACTTCCTGCAGGCCGCGCTCGGTCTCGGAGCGGCGTGGAAGCTGGTGCTGGGTGTCGTGTTCGTGCTGCTGGTGTGTTTCCTGCGGCACGGCATCATCGGCGGCATCGCTGATCTTTACCGCCTTGCCGTCGGCAAGCGCGCCCACCGGGAGCCGGTCGCGGCGCCGGCCAGCGCTTTGACCGCGGAGGAAGAACAAGAGGTTGCGGAGGCCGAGCTCGCGAAGGAGCCGGATCCGTTTCCGATGGCCCCGGTGCATCGCGCGAGCGACGGCTATTCCGGCCCGATCCTGCAGGCGACCGGCCTGACCAAGCGTTACGGCGGTCTCCTCGCCAATAGCAAGATCGATTTCACCGTCAACCATGGCGAGTTGCGCGGCATCATCGGCCCAAACGGCGCCGGCAAGTCGACGTTTTTCAAGATGTTGACCTGCGAAGTCGCGCCGACGTCGGGCAAGATCGTGTTCGAGGGGCTCGATATCACCGGGATGAACGTCACCGACGTCTGCCAGCTCGGTCTGACTAAAAGCTATCAGGTCAATCAGTTGTTCTCCGCACTGACCGTGCGCGAGAATCTGACCATCGCGGCGCTCTCGGAATTGCGCGGCAAGTTCCGCCTCGACATATTCCGCAGTCTCGGCAACATTCCGGGATTATCCGAGCAGGTCCAACGCACGCTGGAACTGGTCAATCTGACGACGCGGCCGGACACGCCGGTGTCCGAACTCGCCTATGGCGAAAAGCGCCGGCTGGAAATCGGGCTGGCGCTGGCCACCTCGCCAAGCCTGCTGCTGCTCGACGAGCCGCTCGCCGGCATGAGCCCGCGTGAGCGCGTGGAGACGGTCAAGCTGCTGAAGTCCATCAGCAAGGGCCGCACCATGATCATCATCGATCACGACATGGATGCGCTGTTCGAACTTGCCGAGCGCGTCACGGTGCTGCAGGAAGGCCGGGTGCTGGTCGAGGGAACGCCGGACGAAATCAAGAACAACGCTGCGGTCCAGGAGGCCTATCTCGGAGGTGTAAACGGAGTGCTCACCGCATGA
- a CDS encoding branched-chain amino acid ABC transporter permease, which translates to MINWQNFVSQLFNGLVLGALLALISSGLTIIYGTLGVLNLAHGAMFMLGGYAGYVAYTYTDSFIVAVIAGSLFVMVVGVAMERIIIRRFYGRPDEDQLLVTFGLGICFVEVVRLFFGSLSLTVPTPTIFAGITSLGFMFYPTYRLALVVIIAVALLVLFLVLYRTRLGLIVRAGIEDSVMVSSLGIDVYRVFMVVFGIGAMAAGFAGIVNAPVVSLTPDMGEAILVQTFVVVVIGGVGSFPGAIIGGLIAGEIISITAMINPGYAYIMLFAAMTLVLLLRPHGLLGAQGRS; encoded by the coding sequence ATGATCAACTGGCAAAATTTCGTCTCGCAACTTTTCAACGGGCTGGTACTCGGCGCGCTGCTCGCACTGATTTCGTCCGGCCTGACGATCATCTACGGAACGCTCGGGGTTCTCAACCTTGCGCACGGCGCAATGTTCATGCTCGGCGGCTATGCCGGGTATGTCGCCTACACCTATACGGATTCCTTCATCGTCGCCGTCATCGCCGGATCGCTGTTCGTGATGGTGGTGGGAGTGGCGATGGAGCGGATCATCATCCGCCGTTTCTACGGCCGGCCGGACGAAGACCAGTTGCTGGTGACCTTCGGTCTCGGCATCTGCTTCGTCGAGGTCGTGCGCCTGTTCTTCGGCAGTCTGTCGCTGACGGTGCCGACGCCGACGATCTTCGCCGGCATTACCTCGCTCGGCTTCATGTTCTATCCGACCTACCGGCTGGCGCTGGTCGTCATCATCGCGGTGGCGCTGCTGGTCCTGTTCCTCGTCCTCTACCGGACGCGGCTGGGTCTGATCGTACGGGCCGGAATCGAGGATTCGGTGATGGTGTCCTCGCTCGGCATCGACGTCTATCGCGTGTTCATGGTGGTGTTCGGCATCGGCGCAATGGCGGCGGGCTTCGCCGGCATCGTCAACGCGCCGGTGGTATCGCTGACGCCGGACATGGGCGAGGCGATCCTGGTGCAGACCTTCGTCGTGGTCGTCATCGGCGGCGTCGGGTCGTTCCCCGGCGCTATCATCGGCGGACTGATCGCCGGCGAGATCATCAGCATCACCGCGATGATAAACCCGGGCTACGCCTATATCATGCTGTTCGCCGCGATGACGCTGGTGCTGCTGCTGCGGCCGCACGGCCTGCTCGGCGCGCAAGGTCGAAGCTGA
- a CDS encoding substrate-binding protein: protein MKKIFEQEFNAAVSRRSLLQGSAGLIGGLMLPNGLIMPAFADDKPAIGTWPAGSSGSSVSIGVAVPRTGTYAVQGEDELKGWELAAEHLNSGHELVKKLSPKTKKGVLGKEVKLVVADSGAKPNQAVQAEQRFITENKVVLMTGSTSSAVAVALNKLAQREHVLYVAGISGSNDTTGKDCVRYGFRQCFYGEMAANAIGPVIVKAYGKNKKAAYLTPDYTYGHTTTASVENYLKSQGWTTVTNQVSPLGAPDYSSYLLNVVNSGADVLINVNWGHDCVLSTQQAKQFGVLDKMKLVVPYQVPFLARETGGLMEDVYAATDYWWTLEDKYPLAKMFNESFEKKYGYKPEWGAENAYIAVVHWARMVEEAGSFYPPDVIKVWEKGETIPSLVGDVHYRPEDHQCVRPVIIVKGKAKKDMKNKDDWYDIVEIVPGESVIQKPDAFGCKLGDYT, encoded by the coding sequence ATGAAGAAGATTTTTGAGCAGGAATTCAATGCGGCGGTATCGCGCCGATCCCTGTTGCAGGGCAGCGCCGGCCTGATCGGCGGCTTGATGCTGCCGAATGGCCTTATCATGCCGGCCTTCGCCGACGACAAGCCGGCGATCGGCACCTGGCCGGCCGGCTCGTCCGGTTCGTCGGTGTCAATCGGGGTCGCGGTGCCGCGCACCGGTACCTACGCCGTGCAGGGCGAGGACGAACTCAAGGGCTGGGAGCTGGCCGCGGAGCATCTTAATTCCGGTCACGAACTGGTCAAGAAGCTGTCGCCGAAGACCAAGAAAGGCGTACTCGGCAAAGAAGTGAAGCTGGTGGTCGCGGATTCCGGCGCCAAGCCGAACCAGGCCGTGCAGGCGGAGCAGCGCTTCATCACCGAGAACAAGGTCGTGTTGATGACCGGCTCGACTTCGAGCGCGGTCGCGGTCGCCCTCAACAAGCTGGCGCAACGCGAGCATGTGCTTTACGTCGCGGGAATCTCCGGCTCCAACGATACCACCGGCAAGGACTGCGTGCGGTACGGCTTCCGCCAGTGCTTCTACGGCGAGATGGCGGCGAACGCGATCGGACCGGTGATCGTCAAGGCTTACGGCAAGAACAAGAAGGCCGCGTACCTGACGCCCGACTATACCTATGGCCACACCACCACGGCCTCCGTCGAAAACTATCTGAAGTCGCAGGGATGGACGACCGTCACCAACCAGGTCTCGCCGCTCGGCGCACCCGACTATTCGTCCTATCTGCTCAACGTCGTCAACTCCGGTGCCGACGTTCTGATCAACGTCAACTGGGGCCACGATTGCGTGCTCTCCACCCAGCAGGCCAAGCAGTTCGGCGTGCTCGACAAGATGAAGCTCGTGGTTCCCTATCAGGTGCCGTTCCTGGCGCGCGAGACCGGCGGCCTCATGGAAGACGTCTATGCGGCCACCGACTACTGGTGGACCCTTGAGGACAAGTATCCGCTCGCCAAGATGTTCAACGAATCGTTCGAGAAGAAGTACGGCTACAAGCCGGAGTGGGGTGCCGAGAACGCCTATATCGCCGTCGTGCATTGGGCTCGCATGGTCGAGGAGGCCGGCAGCTTTTATCCGCCCGACGTCATCAAGGTCTGGGAGAAGGGCGAAACCATTCCCTCGCTGGTCGGCGACGTTCACTACCGCCCCGAGGATCACCAGTGCGTGCGCCCGGTGATCATCGTCAAGGGCAAGGCCAAGAAGGACATGAAAAACAAGGACGACTGGTACGACATCGTCGAGATCGTCCCCGGCGAAAGCGTGATCCAGAAGCCGGATGCGTTCGGCTGCAAGCTCGGCGACTACACCTGA
- a CDS encoding Crp/Fnr family transcriptional regulator codes for MSTAALDDVVASASTRAFARDFRVFNQGETRVRAHVLIDGWIRISQSGSDGAQIVVRFIGPGDIFGAISLFTDRRYPADADTLTDATEVSWSDRALLDLMNNHPQIAINAVRIVGQRLQEAQHRVRELATQRAERRVAHALLRLLRQVGTTTSRGIVIRFPLRRKDIADIAGTTLYSASRILSAWERAGWLKTLDRRIVVQSLSDLMRIAEDESGQDITPLPP; via the coding sequence TTGTCGACGGCAGCGCTGGACGACGTCGTCGCCTCCGCCAGTACGCGCGCTTTTGCTCGCGATTTTCGTGTGTTCAACCAGGGTGAAACACGCGTGCGCGCTCATGTCCTTATCGATGGCTGGATCAGGATTTCTCAATCCGGCAGCGATGGAGCGCAGATCGTCGTGCGCTTCATCGGACCGGGCGACATTTTCGGTGCAATTTCCTTGTTCACGGATCGGCGCTATCCTGCCGATGCCGACACCCTGACGGATGCAACCGAGGTGAGCTGGAGCGACAGAGCTTTGCTCGACCTGATGAACAACCATCCGCAGATCGCCATCAATGCCGTTCGCATCGTCGGCCAACGGCTTCAAGAGGCACAGCATCGGGTTCGCGAACTGGCCACCCAGCGCGCGGAGCGGCGCGTGGCTCATGCGTTATTGCGACTGCTTCGTCAGGTGGGCACCACGACCTCCCGAGGCATCGTCATCCGCTTTCCGCTTCGTCGGAAAGACATTGCCGATATCGCCGGAACGACGCTTTATTCCGCGAGCCGCATTCTGAGTGCCTGGGAAAGAGCCGGCTGGCTAAAGACGCTCGACCGGCGCATTGTGGTCCAAAGTCTCTCGGACCTGATGCGGATCGCAGAGGATGAGAGCGGACAGGACATCACGCCATTACCGCCGTGA
- a CDS encoding membrane protein, producing MNDIIVARALHVLAVVVWIGGVSMATTVALPALRRGDLGPDRLKAFGAIERRFIWQARASVIIVGLSGLYMTWQLDLWDRFRMPAFWWMDAMVGLWLLFTFVLFIGEPFILQRHFHRLAAERPDVAFAWLHRAHWILLGLSLGTVFAAVAGSHGWSIF from the coding sequence ATGAATGACATCATCGTCGCGCGTGCCCTGCACGTCCTTGCCGTCGTCGTCTGGATCGGCGGCGTCTCGATGGCAACAACGGTGGCCTTGCCGGCGCTCCGGCGCGGCGATCTCGGGCCGGATCGGCTGAAGGCGTTCGGGGCGATCGAGCGACGCTTCATCTGGCAAGCTCGTGCGTCAGTCATCATCGTCGGCTTGAGCGGCCTCTACATGACGTGGCAGCTCGACCTTTGGGATCGGTTTCGGATGCCGGCTTTCTGGTGGATGGACGCCATGGTGGGCCTTTGGCTGCTGTTCACCTTCGTGCTCTTCATTGGTGAGCCTTTTATTTTGCAACGCCACTTCCATCGGCTGGCGGCCGAGCGGCCAGACGTTGCCTTTGCATGGTTGCACCGGGCGCATTGGATTCTGCTCGGGCTCAGTCTGGGGACCGTCTTCGCAGCGGTCGCAGGAAGCCATGGGTGGTCGATTTTTTGA